The DNA segment TCGGCGACTTCGGCGTGAAGGCGCCGACGTTGGACAGGATGTACGCCGCCATCGGGTTCTGGTACCCGAAGTGGCTGGTGCTGGAGCCGATCCGCCACGCCCAGCCGGCGCTGGTGTCGTACGCGCCGCCCCAGGCGTAGTACCAGGACATCAGGTTGCTCGAGGCGTTCTTGCCGGTGCCCGCGGCGCAGCTGGTCGACGCGCAACCCGGCTGCTTGAAGTACTTGTCGTAGAACGAGTACCGCAGGTAGTCACCCATCTTGGCGGCCTTCGCCACGGCGTCCGAGATCTGCGACGCCTTGCCCTGCTGGGTGGCCCAGGTGTACGCCCAGTACGCCACCTGCACGGCACGCGCGTCGGCGTCCGGGGCGTTGGTGTACTTCCACTGCTTGGCGTACGACGCGTCCTTGGTGAACAGGTCGAGGTAGCCGTTCGGGCCGCCGTGCGCGAACGTGTCGCAGGACGGCTGCGGCACGGTCTCGAACGTCGACTCCTGCGGGCCACGCTGGAACGTGTTGATGTAGACGACCCGGCTGGTCTCGTCGCCGCAGTGGCCGAAGCCGTAGACGTTGTCGACGTCGAGCAGCCAGTGCATGCCGTAGATGTCGTCGGTGCCGTACGCCGCCTTCAGCTCGGCCGCGAGCGGGTCGGTGCCGACCGAGACGCTCGAGTCCAGCTGGGACGGGTACTGCGACGGCAGCGGGTACTCGGCCGCGTACGTCGCCGGCTTCTGCGCGTTGTAGTTGGCGTTCGTCGGCTGGTCGGCGTGCGACGGGATGATGTACTTCTCCATCGTCGCCCAGGCGCTGTTGAACGGCGCCCAGTCACCGCTGGCCTGACCGTGCTCGGCCTCCAGCCACAGCCAGTAGCTGAACGCCTCGCTGGTCGTCTCGTGACCGTGGTCGGGCGCCTCGTTGATCAGCGTCTCGATCGAGTGGTACGGCACGCCCTCCGGGCTGAAGTACCCGTTGGCCGGGTTCTTCAGGTCGTTGTAGAGCTGCGTGAACCGGGCGTCGACCGAGCCCTCCTCGACCACCGAGACGCTGAGCTGCGCCGCGGTGTAGCCGGTGGCCGTCGCCGCGATCGTGGCCGTCGAACCGGCCGTCGCCGAGCCGGACGCCGCGACCGTGACGGCCTGGCCGGTGTTCCAGTTCGACGGCGTGAAGGTGAGCGTCGCCGGCGTCGCGGTGACCGCGGTGGTGCCGGCGCTGCGAGCCACCGCCACGCTGACGTTCGCCGTCGGCGCCGCGCTCAGCGCCAGCTTGAACGAGCCGCTCGCCCCCGGGGAGATCGACAGCGACGTGGCGTCGGCGACGATCGAGGGGGTGGTCGCCGCGTCGACGAAGACCGGCACGTCGGCGGTGCTGCTCTTGACCCCGGCGTTGTCGTACGCGACTGCCTGCAGGTGGTACGCCGCCGACTGGGCGGGCACCCCACTCCAGGTGTACGCGTACGGCGCC comes from the Actinoplanes sp. OR16 genome and includes:
- a CDS encoding glycoside hydrolase family 48 protein, yielding MIRPPGESLRRRLAVAGAAVLGAGAVLAAGAPAYAAAGCTVVYKVQSQWPGGFTGDIQIKNTGDPLTSWKLEFDFPDAGQKAGQGWSGVYSQTGQHVTVSNAAWNGGLATNATVGTGFNGTFGTANPVPTAFTLNGTACNQTANVPTVSITGPAANTRYTAPASIPIAANATAASGQTISRVEFYHDGLLLGSDTTAPYAYTWSGVPAQSAAYHLQAVAYDNAGVKSSTADVPVFVDAATTPSIVADATSLSISPGASGSFKLALSAAPTANVSVAVARSAGTTAVTATPATLTFTPSNWNTGQAVTVAASGSATAGSTATIAATATGYTAAQLSVSVVEEGSVDARFTQLYNDLKNPANGYFSPEGVPYHSIETLINEAPDHGHETTSEAFSYWLWLEAEHGQASGDWAPFNSAWATMEKYIIPSHADQPTNANYNAQKPATYAAEYPLPSQYPSQLDSSVSVGTDPLAAELKAAYGTDDIYGMHWLLDVDNVYGFGHCGDETSRVVYINTFQRGPQESTFETVPQPSCDTFAHGGPNGYLDLFTKDASYAKQWKYTNAPDADARAVQVAYWAYTWATQQGKASQISDAVAKAAKMGDYLRYSFYDKYFKQPGCASTSCAAGTGKNASSNLMSWYYAWGGAYDTSAGWAWRIGSSTSHFGYQNPMAAYILSNVGAFTPKSPTAKADWQASLDRQLEFYQWLQSSEGAIAGGATNSWNGNYSARPAGTPTFYGLAYVEAPVYADPPSNRWFGMQTWSLERLAEYYYVTGNAKAKAVLDKWVPWALANSTIGATSFSIPSEMEWSGAPNTWNASNPQANTNLHVTVTGKGQDLGVAGSFAKLLTYYAAKSGNTQAKTAAKGLLDAIWAYKDAKGVSVTETRADYNRMDDVYNASTGQGLYIPQGWTGTMPNGDVIKPGASFLDIRSFYRQDPDFPKVQAYLDGGAAPTFNYHRFWAQVDVATGYADYARLFPEG